The sequence GCTTGGTGAGAAAATTCTGAGCCGGAAGGATTCTGATTGCGATTAGTGTTCCATagattattttgtcttttgtctgaAGTGATGCTGAATACAACCTCAGTCACCGAATTTCTCCTCTTGGGAGTGACAGACATTCAAGAACTGCAGCCTTTTCTCTTCGTGGTTTTCCTCACCATCTACTTCATCAGTGTGACTGGGAATGGAGCCGTTCTGATGATTGTCATCTCCGATCCTAGACTCCATTCCCTTATGTATTTCTTCCTGGGAAACCTGTCCTACCTGGATATCTGTTACTCTACGGTGACACTGCCAAAAATGCTGCAGAACTTTCTCTCTACACACAAAGCAATTTCTTTCTTGGGATGCATAAGCCAGCTTCATTTCTTCCACTTCCTGGGCAGCACGGAGTCCATGTTGTTCGCCGTGATGGCATTTGACCTCTCTGTGGCTATCTGCAAGCCACTTCGCTACACTGTCATCATGAACCCTCAGCTCTGTACCCAGATGGCCATCACAATCTGGGTCATTGGTTTTTTCCATGCCCTGCTGCACTCCGTAATGACTTCTCGCTTGAACTTCTGTGGTTCCAACCGTATCCATCATTTTCTCTGTGATATTAAGCCATTGCTAAAGCTGGCCTGTGGGAACACTGAGCTTAATCAGTGGCTACTCAGTACTGTCACGGGGACAATTGCCATGGGCCCCTTCTTTCTGACACTTCTCTCCTATTTCTACATTATCACTTATCTCTTCTTCAAGACCCGTTCTTGTAGCATGCTCTGTAAAGCACTGTCCACTTGTGCCTCCCACTTCATGGTAGTTATTCTTTTCTATGCACCTGTTCTTTTCACCTATATCCATCCTGCGTTAGAGAGCTTCATGGACCAGGACCGGATTGTTGCCATCATGTACACTGTGGTCACTCCTGTACTAAACCCACTGATCTATACTTTGAGGAACAAGGAAGTGAAGGGGGCCTTGGGTAGAGTGATCAGAAGGCTTTGATTTGAATAAACCAGAGAACTCTACTGAGGCATAAATAACCAGCAATGAAAAAGTAGAGATGTGTAATTTTACTGCTTCTCAGATGGTTTATAAGTGTAAAATAGAGGCAactggataaaagaaaaaaaagtccaatcTAGTTGTAGTAAACAATACATTTCTAAGTAATATGAGGAATACTTGAAAATGCAAGACACTAGCCATGGAACCCTAATGCTGAAAATTTTTTGGAATATCAGTTGATGTAATTGACTTATTATGTATTCTAACATGTACTTGTATGCAATTGCATGTAGAATTTTGCCTATATTGCCCATGTATTGTATAGATAGATGATATTTAGGACTGTTTGTCTGTGAGATCCTTTTAGTTTAACACATTTTAGTCTgatcaataaaattattatgcttttttattttaaggattGTCATGTAGGGCTATGTTTATTCAATTGGAAAAGTAAATGCTAACTtgcatattatttaaataaattttaaagaggtATGTCATGATTTCTTTTCAGTTCggttggtttttgttcttttaatggtGATTCAAAATGCAAAAGACATAGAAAGATGTCAAATGTTTCTCCCCATCTCTGCCCTCCGTCACTGACTTACTCTTCATATACAATCAATTTAATCAGTTGTTATCTGTCCTCACAGAGATCCTTTATGCTACACAgtcaaatacaaatattttctttaaaaaagaatggcAATGAACAATACATGTTATATGAGCAAACCAATGTTGAGGGCAATGTGTATCTTGGAGATCTTTCCCTATTAGAACATAgagcttctttatttttttaacatgcaTGGTATATGCCACTTTGTTCATGTATTATATTTGATAGATCAGTCTCCTATCATTGGACATCTATGTTATTTCCAATCATATGTTGCAGTGTATAATCTTGTGTACACGTCATTCTATATATGTGCAAGTCTATTTGTAGGACAAACTTCCAGACATGGAAATGTTAGGTCAAGAGATATCGTTATTGTAATTCAGATAGATACTGCCAAATTGCCCTCCCCAGAGGTTATAAAAAATTTCATCACCACTTGCAATGTAAAAGTGTTTAGATTTTACACTACATTGAATATGAATAATGCCAATGACTTATTTTGTAGATGCTTCCCTGAAAATATTCTACTTTTACAGCCTGGTTATGTAAAAAATGACATCCTAAAGACACTTTCCATAACATGGAAGTCTGCATAATTCTGCCATTGTTATAGAAAGTTTTCAGACTATTTGAAGCCCAAGCAAGATGGCAACTGGGAGAAAGGAAAAGCTAAGATTACAGCAATTCTTGTCATTGTTAGCTGGCACACAGGCAACATGAAGTGTTTTCCCCTACTTCAGcataaaatacttaaaactttCCTCTTACTACACCAACAGTTATTCATGTGAAAAATTAATCAATtgtgttgtttattattttaatcaaaaaaaGCTCTACAGGTGTTAGATTTATGAAAGTCCTGCACAAAATAAAGGAAAGGTGCCCTAAAAGACCCACCGTTTAACTAAAGAAAATGAATCTCACACAGAGGACATGCTGCAGAGAGAATGAGCTACTGAAACACACTagaatgtttcatttcttttatgacACAAAAAGAATAGGAAAGAGTGGAAAAAGGGAACAAACTTTTACTAAAagttgacaattttatttttacattttataatacaaatgaaaaatgctTTTTACTTGGTCCAGAGAGGCTAATAAGTAATTAAATTGAATGACATTGCAACCACTAATTAAGAGATAAAACAACCAATTGTTCAGCTAAGAGTTCTGGTACCTATATCTTCAGAGATGTTTTAGAAGTCAACTGGCCAGACTTCAAGGATTACTATGAAATACCATTAAAAGTGGAGctaggtaaaacaaacaaacaaacaaaaaacacctcaaGAATCACTTTGTATCTCATTAGAGTGTTATAACCACTCGTATCTCTCCACCCTTGGTCATGAAAGATGATGACTTTAAACACTCTATTATTTTGGTTTCGTTTTCCTTTATCTGTCCTTATTTTGACAGACTGTAATGCATGTAATATGATGAAATACaggtgaaatacaaaaaattcatgaaaatttatttttcttttcctttggtacCAAACTCATACTAAgtgaaaacaatgaaatcataACTGTGGAAGTATTTCTGGAGCTAATAGACAAGAATAGGTATGATGTTTCTTAGTTTCTAAGTACTTAGAAATGGATTCTGGCTCTGAAAAGATGTGGTATGCCAACATTTGTAACTATTTAGAGATACAAATAGACAAGACTATGGAAGCTAAGTTGAGCGGGTGGGCTGACTATTCAAAACCTCTGCCTTCACTTTTGCAAACCCAAACG is a genomic window of Homo sapiens chromosome 6 genomic scaffold, GRCh38.p14 alternate locus group ALT_REF_LOCI_4 HSCHR6_MHC_MANN_CTG1 containing:
- the OR12D2 gene encoding olfactory receptor 12D2 (The RefSeq protein has 1 substitution compared to this genomic sequence); its protein translation is MLNTTSVTEFLLLGVTDIQELQPFLFVVFLTIYFISVTGNGAVLMIVISDPRLHSLMYFFLGNLSYLDICYSTVTLPKMLQNFLSTHKAISFLGCISQLHFFHSLGSTESMLFAVMAFDLSVAICKPLRYTVIMNPQLCTQMAITIWVIGFFHALLHSVMTSRLNFCGSNRIHHFLCDIKPLLKLACGNTELNQWLLSTVTGTIAMGPFFLTLLSYFYIITYLFFKTRSCSMLCKALSTCASHFMVVILFYAPVLFTYIHPALESFMDQDRIVAIMYTVVTPVLNPLIYTLRNKEVKGALGRVIRRL